In one Bordetella pertussis 18323 genomic region, the following are encoded:
- the hmpA gene encoding NO-inducible flavohemoprotein, whose product MLSPEVRALVKATAPVLKEHGEALTRHFYTRMLGGNPELRQLFNQGHQQSGQQQQALAAAVAAYAEHIDDPSVLLQVVERIAHKHVSLGVRAEHYAIVGKHLLASIREVLGEAATDELIDAWAAAYGQLADLLIGRERALYAAAASRDGGWTGWRAFKVVRKTPESAEITSFYLAPADGGATPDYLPGQYVSVRVYVPELGLMQPRQYSLSEAPGMPGQLRISVKREAGSPAGMVSGTLHNRINEGDVLDVSPPQGDFTLDAEDGRPVVLLSGGVGLTPMVSMLNHLTARDDGRQIRFVHACREAGVHAMKEHINALAAKRPNVRKAVFYERVGADDRRGVDYDYEGRVDLHAIRDEVILPDADYYLCGPLPFMQAQRRALADLGVAEHRIHAEVFGTGGVA is encoded by the coding sequence ATGTTGAGCCCCGAAGTCCGCGCGCTGGTCAAGGCCACCGCGCCCGTCCTGAAAGAACACGGCGAGGCGCTGACGCGCCATTTCTATACGCGCATGCTGGGCGGCAACCCAGAGTTGCGCCAGCTGTTCAACCAAGGCCACCAGCAAAGCGGCCAGCAGCAGCAGGCGCTGGCCGCCGCGGTGGCGGCCTATGCCGAGCATATCGACGATCCCTCGGTGCTGCTGCAGGTGGTCGAGCGCATCGCCCACAAGCACGTCAGCCTGGGCGTGCGCGCGGAACACTACGCCATCGTCGGCAAGCATTTGCTGGCCTCGATCCGCGAGGTGCTGGGCGAAGCGGCCACCGACGAACTGATCGACGCCTGGGCGGCCGCCTATGGCCAGCTGGCCGATCTGCTGATCGGACGCGAGCGCGCGCTGTACGCCGCCGCTGCTTCCCGCGACGGCGGCTGGACCGGCTGGCGCGCCTTCAAGGTGGTGCGCAAGACGCCGGAAAGCGCCGAGATCACCTCGTTCTACCTGGCGCCGGCCGACGGCGGCGCCACTCCCGACTACCTGCCGGGCCAATACGTATCGGTGCGGGTCTACGTGCCCGAGCTGGGCCTGATGCAGCCGCGCCAGTACAGCCTGTCCGAGGCGCCGGGCATGCCGGGGCAACTGCGCATTTCGGTCAAGCGCGAGGCCGGCTCGCCCGCCGGCATGGTGTCGGGCACGCTGCACAATCGCATCAACGAGGGCGATGTGCTGGACGTGTCGCCGCCGCAGGGCGATTTCACGCTGGACGCCGAGGACGGCCGGCCGGTGGTGCTGCTCAGCGGCGGGGTGGGGCTGACGCCGATGGTGTCCATGCTCAACCACCTGACGGCGCGCGACGACGGCCGGCAGATCCGCTTCGTGCATGCCTGCCGCGAGGCCGGCGTGCATGCGATGAAGGAACATATCAACGCGCTGGCCGCCAAGCGGCCGAATGTGCGCAAGGCGGTGTTCTACGAGCGCGTGGGCGCGGACGACCGGCGCGGCGTCGACTACGACTACGAAGGCCGGGTCGATCTGCATGCGATCCGCGACGAGGTGATCCTGCCCGACGCGGACTACTACCTGTGCGGTCCGTTGCCCTTCATGCAGGCGCAACGGCGCGCCCTGGCCGACCTGGGCGTGGCCGAGCACCGCATCCATGCCGAAGTGTTCGGCACC
- a CDS encoding GatB/YqeY domain-containing protein: MSHDTLKARLSDSVKDAMRAKATDRLATLRFLLAAIKQREVDERRELSDAEITAVIEKQVKQRRESIAAFEQAGRTETAEHEKAELAVLQEFLPQAAAPEEVAAAVDAALAEVSAQGVTGAPAMGKVMAILKQKLAGRADMAALSQQVKARLLP; encoded by the coding sequence ATGAGCCACGATACGCTCAAAGCCCGCCTGTCCGACTCGGTCAAGGACGCCATGCGCGCCAAGGCCACCGATCGCCTGGCCACGCTGCGCTTTCTGCTGGCCGCCATCAAGCAGCGCGAAGTCGACGAGCGCCGCGAACTGAGCGACGCGGAAATCACCGCCGTCATCGAGAAGCAGGTCAAGCAGCGGCGCGAATCGATCGCCGCGTTCGAGCAGGCCGGACGCACCGAAACCGCCGAACACGAGAAAGCCGAGCTGGCCGTGCTGCAGGAATTCCTGCCCCAGGCGGCCGCGCCCGAGGAAGTGGCCGCCGCCGTCGATGCCGCGCTGGCCGAAGTCAGCGCGCAAGGCGTCACGGGCGCGCCCGCCATGGGCAAGGTCATGGCCATCCTGAAGCAGAAGCTGGCCGGCCGCGCCGACATGGCCGCGCTGTCGCAGCAGGTCAAGGCGCGCCTGCTCCCCTAG
- a CDS encoding IS481-like element IS481 family transposase — protein sequence MNTHKHARLTFLRRLEMVQQLIAHQVCVPEAARAYGVTAPTVRKWLGRFLAQGQAGLADASSRPTVSPRAIAPAKALAIVELRRKRLTQARIAQALGVSASTVSRVLARAGLSHLADLEPAEPVVRYEHQAPGDLLHIDIKKLGRIQRPGHRVTGNRRDTVEGAGWDFVFVAIDDHARVAFTDIHPDERFPSAVQFLKDAVAYYQRLGVTIQRLLTDNGSAFRSRAFAALCHELGIKHRFTRPYRPQTNGKAERFIQSALREWAYAHTYQNSQHRADAMKSWLHHYNWHRPHQGIGRAVPISRLNLDEYNLLTVHI from the coding sequence ATGAACACCCATAAGCATGCCCGATTGACCTTCCTACGTCGACTCGAAATGGTCCAGCAATTGATCGCCCATCAAGTTTGTGTGCCTGAAGCGGCCCGCGCCTATGGGGTCACCGCGCCGACTGTGCGCAAATGGCTGGGCCGCTTCCTGGCTCAGGGCCAGGCGGGCTTGGCCGATGCGTCCTCGCGCCCGACGGTCTCGCCCCGAGCGATTGCGCCGGCCAAGGCGCTGGCTATCGTGGAGCTGCGCCGCAAGCGGCTGACCCAAGCGCGCATCGCCCAGGCGCTGGGCGTGTCAGCCAGCACCGTCAGCCGCGTCCTGGCCCGCGCCGGTCTGTCGCACCTGGCCGACCTGGAGCCGGCCGAGCCGGTGGTGCGCTACGAGCATCAGGCCCCCGGCGATCTGCTGCACATCGACATCAAGAAGCTGGGACGTATCCAGCGCCCTGGCCACCGGGTCACGGGCAACCGACGCGATACCGTTGAGGGGGCCGGCTGGGACTTCGTCTTCGTGGCCATCGATGACCACGCCCGCGTGGCCTTCACCGACATCCACCCCGACGAGCGCTTCCCCAGCGCCGTCCAGTTCCTCAAGGACGCAGTGGCCTACTACCAGCGCCTGGGCGTGACCATCCAGCGCTTGCTCACCGACAATGGCTCGGCCTTTCGCAGCCGCGCCTTCGCCGCGCTGTGCCATGAGCTGGGCATCAAGCACCGCTTTACCCGACCTTACCGCCCACAGACCAATGGCAAGGCCGAACGCTTCATCCAGTCGGCCTTGCGTGAGTGGGCTTACGCTCACACCTACCAGAACTCCCAACACCGAGCCGATGCCATGAAATCCTGGCTACACCACTACAACTGGCATCGACCCCACCAAGGCATCGGGCGCGCTGTACCCATCTCCAGACTCAACCTGGACGAATACAACCTATTGACAGTTCACATCTAG
- a CDS encoding YgfZ/GcvT domain-containing protein, with the protein MHAFYDSIPARADGSAQCAPLASLRVIGAAGADALAFLHGQLTQDVTGQPADHARLAGYCTAKGRLLATLVMWLAAAADESAPVWQALVRADVAEAVLKRLSMFVLRAKARLAPVPAWAAGVQCAPAALAALQDAAGGALPAAPWQRAELPTGTWIGAPSADAQPRWWWIATEAQLERAGALAAHLGRASESAWQAADLAAGLPWIGAATQDVFIPQTVNLDLIGGVSFTKGCYPGQEVVARSHYRGTVKRRMAHGVIAEAPADLPDPLAGQDIYDSARPDEPCGRVVDAARSDGQLALLFETTLASLPDGDLRLLSAQGPRIALAPLPYELAGNAAG; encoded by the coding sequence ATGCACGCTTTCTACGATTCGATTCCCGCGCGCGCCGATGGTTCGGCGCAATGCGCGCCGCTGGCCAGCCTGCGCGTCATCGGCGCGGCCGGCGCCGACGCGCTGGCTTTCCTGCATGGGCAACTGACCCAGGACGTCACCGGCCAGCCCGCCGACCACGCCCGCCTGGCCGGCTACTGCACCGCCAAGGGCCGCCTGCTGGCCACGCTGGTCATGTGGCTGGCCGCCGCGGCCGACGAAAGCGCCCCGGTATGGCAGGCGCTGGTGCGCGCCGACGTCGCCGAGGCGGTGCTCAAGCGCCTGTCCATGTTCGTATTGCGCGCCAAGGCGCGGCTGGCTCCGGTGCCGGCGTGGGCGGCGGGCGTGCAATGCGCCCCCGCCGCGCTGGCCGCGCTGCAGGACGCCGCCGGCGGCGCCCTGCCCGCCGCGCCCTGGCAGCGCGCCGAATTGCCCACCGGCACCTGGATCGGCGCGCCCTCGGCCGATGCGCAGCCGCGCTGGTGGTGGATCGCCACCGAAGCGCAGCTGGAGCGGGCCGGCGCGCTGGCCGCGCACCTGGGCCGCGCGTCCGAGTCCGCCTGGCAGGCCGCCGACCTGGCCGCCGGCCTGCCCTGGATCGGCGCGGCCACGCAGGACGTCTTCATTCCGCAGACCGTCAATCTCGACCTCATCGGCGGCGTCAGCTTCACCAAGGGCTGCTATCCGGGCCAGGAGGTGGTGGCGCGCAGCCATTACCGCGGCACGGTCAAGCGCCGCATGGCCCATGGCGTGATCGCCGAGGCCCCGGCCGACCTGCCCGACCCCTTGGCCGGCCAGGACATCTACGACAGCGCGCGGCCGGACGAACCCTGCGGACGCGTGGTCGACGCCGCGCGCAGCGACGGGCAGCTCGCGCTGCTGTTCGAAACCACCCTGGCCAGCCTGCCCGACGGCGACCTGCGGCTGCTCAGCGCGCAGGGCCCGCGCATCGCCCTGGCGCCCCTGCCCTACGAACTGGCCGGCAACGCCGCCGGCTAG